Part of the Vigna unguiculata cultivar IT97K-499-35 chromosome 3, ASM411807v1, whole genome shotgun sequence genome, TCCTGGTCTGACCCTGACCCTGACCCCGAGTCCTTGCTGGGCCTGCTTTGGCCCAACTTATTACCCGCGTCTTTTGGGTTTGGCCCAACTTCTTTTTGTCTTCAAATATGTCCGAAAGGATAGGTTGTCGAAATCTCggatttttgaattttgtatgAACAAGTCTCAATCCCGCACCGCATGGCTTCTTCAGACTCAAAGGGACTCTTCTTCTTCGCCAACTCTGTTCCTCTTCAAATTCGAGCTCCTCTTACCCTCGAAGACGATGATTCTGAAGCCGGCGTTTCAAGTAATGGCACACTTTCTCAATCTGATTACACCTCCCAAGGAGAACAAGAACAGGAAGAGCAAGAAGAAGAGTTTGTTGAAGTTGATGAGTGTGTGGAGCTATCTCCCATGCACGCCGCACCTTTGCATGTTACTCCCTTTGCTCATTTGTCTACTTTTAATGAcgaagaagaggaggaagaggaggaagaagaagcaaTAAGAGGGGACATGTTGAGTCTTGCGAGAGTGTCGGGGAACAATTTTGGTGCGCCCAGAATTGAGCTTCTGGACTCCGAAGAAGAAAATTACGAGCCTTCTGTTTTTGTAAACTCGTTACCGGTTAGTCAATCATTGCTAGCGAGTGATTTTGAATCTTTCACTGGTAGTGACGGCGAGGAACTGTATTTGGATGATGAGCAAGGTCAGGACCAAGTTCTTGGAATTAGGGTTGCTTGTGATGAATACTCGACTTCTAGTGCAACGCATTCAGATGTTATGTCGCAGCATTCACAAGACGAGCAATTTGGCTTGGCAAGAGTGGTGTTCGACGAATTGGGTGGGAGTGATAAGTTGATTGAGGCTGACGGTGTTGAGGACTGTCAAGATTATAGCAACAGCTTAATGCAGGAATGGGATATGAGTTTCAATGATCTACCAGAACATAATTCCCAAGTACATTGCATGGCGGGTGAACCTGTGTCTGAAGCTTTTGCGGAAAATGTTGAGTACAGTACACCAACTCAAACCACGGAAGCTAATGCAGATGGAGGTGTTGCTGCTGATCAAGTGAGTGACTGTGAGAATCTGGTAAGTATAACTACATCTGGGGTAAACTCAAATGCTGAATTCCACGATTCTTCTGCTGGTTTTGAATCCAATTATGGTGCTTTTGAGGGTAACAAAACTCTTACTGTTGAATCTTCTGAACATTTTTATCCTAAACTTCTTCAAGAATGTTTTCTGGAAAAGGATTTGTCTAAATCCATTTTAGGGGTTAATCAAGAAGATGAGCTGTTTTGTGATTACCGTTCACATCAAAATGCGGAAAAACCTGATGAAGAGGCCACAGTTGAATTAAACCCCGCATGTCAAGAATCAGAAAGTGAAAGTTGTGCTTCAGATGGACATGCAGGGTTGATGTCGGTTGCCCTTGAGCAGTTCAAGGAACAAATTTCAGCTCTCTCTATTCTTTTGGGTTCAAAAGGTTCTGGAAATGATCCTCAAGAAATACGAGTCATCAGGAGTTCACATGAAACGGTGAACTTACCCAAGGATGATGCAAAAGTCCGATTTATCTATGCTGATGGTGATGCTGAATCAGATGGCAGCTCAAGTACAGTCACCTCCACTGATGAATCGAGTGTGATCTTTCTGGAAGTTCCAGGTAGTCTCAGCTCCTTACCATATAGCAATGCTCGAACCGGTTTCCAGCAGAGCATAActgagaaagaaaaggaaaaaattcaGAAGACGCAGGCCATAAGTGTGAAATTCTTGAGGCTTGTCCAGCGAGTAAATTTATCTCTTGAAGATTCCTTGGTTTCTAAAGTTTTGTATAGGTTGGTTGCAGATATTGAAAGGCGCTTGAATCAGGAATTTGTCATAAGATCAGCAAAAACATTAGCGAAGAAGTTTGAAGAAAATTGTTCGGATGATTTAGACTTCTCTTTGAACATTCTAGTTCTTGGGGAAAGTGGGGTGGGAAAGAGTGCAACCATAAATTCTATTTTTGGTGAAATGAAGGTTGTGACAAATGCATTTGAACCTGCCACAACATCTGTACAAGAGGTTTGTGGAACTATAGATGGAATCAAGATCAGAATCCTTGACACACCTGCTCTGAAGTCCTCTATGAAGGAGCAAGCTTACAACAGAAAGATGTTGTCATGTATAGAGAGATATATGAAAAAGTTTCCTCCAGATGTCATTCTTTATGTTGATCGAGCAGATTTTCAAACCAGAGATTTAAACGATTTACCGATAATAAGGTCAATCACAAGTTCTCTCGGTCCCTCAATATGGCAACATGCAATTCTTGCTCTGACACATGCTGCCTCTGTTCCTTTGGATGGATCATCAGGATCCCCTTTGAGCTATGAAGTATTTGTTGCTCAAAAATCCTATCTTTTTCAACAGTCAATTACTCAAGCCGTGCGTAATCTGTGTCAATTGAGTCCAAGTTTCATGTGTCCAGTGGCTCTTGTTGAAAACCATCCATTATGTGGAAAGAATATGTCAGGGGACTGTGTGCTTCCCAATGGACTTAGATGGAGAAGCCAATTATTAGCTTTGTGTTTCTCTCTGAAGATCCTATCTGAAGTGTCTTCTGTTTCAAGACCTCAAACGCTCTTCGATCATTGGAAGCACTTTTTCTTCCAGGACAATTCCCAGCCTCTGTGCCATGAAATTTCTTCGTTGTTGCAGTCTCCTGctcatttaaaattttctgcCAATTGGAATTGACCTAGACATTCACTTGGCAATGATTTTGTTGAATATTAGATATGATAGCTGAATTCACGTCTCAGCTTTTCTGTGATGTCAATTCTCGGTAGTCATGCCACCACTGGAGGGTCAGAATGTTAGCATTATTAGCTTTGTTGCTGATTTTTCTGTTTCAAACCTTAGCTACTGAAAGTAATGCATTTTTAGAGGGGACTTACGCAGTAATAAACAACAGTGCCAATGCATTATAACTTGGTTTGCAATTCATGGTTAGAAAATTCCACGATTGtacttcttttaaaaaaatggaagcATATATTCCCACATCTGAAGTGTTGAATTCAATGATTGTGTGATACTTTCAAATTTATCTTGAAGTGTTTAATGCTGTTTTGTAACCATTACCTGATTTTCTGGATTCCATGCAGATGTTATGCAATACAGCAAAACAGATAAagtaggataatgatattttaactcactttttttgacttatttttaaCCCACCACTTTTATCAtccttagatcatcacatcacattattaaaaaatatcaaaatagataATCTAATTGTGTGATACTTTCAAATTTATCTTGAAGTGTTTAATGCTGTTTTGTAACCATTACCTGATTTTCTGGATTCCATGCAGATGTTATGCAATACAGCAAAACAAATAAagtaggataatgatattttaactcactttttttgacttatttttaaCCCACCACTTTTATCATtcttagatcatcacatcacattattaaaaaatatcaaaatagataATCTAAGAGTGATAAAAATGGTAAATTaaaaagtggataaaaaaatggattaaagtatcattatccaAATAATAAGTACTTAAAAATGTATGAAGTTACATGCTTTAAAAAAGGCACTTCATgtcttaaaaataatgaaaagtaattaaaaaagtataaataatcaaatcatCTCATTGATCACAAAGtctatatgattatttatatatatatatatatatatgcggtAGAAATAATTTTCAACTATAAGCAAAGTTGCATTATTTTTATGCGCCAAAGGAGAAACATTAATAAGGAAACATTTTATTGTCAATAAAGGAGTTAGTAATAGGAAGAAAACTAAATTCAATTTAAGTTAAGCACTCactatcaaatttaatattaaaactattttgtctataatatattcaaatttacgTGACATTATagtatcacaaaaataaaataaaacagtaTCATCTTACCAATGCCACATCAGATATTTATTCGATGGCAATGACTAATATGAAAAAGGCAAACAAACctaaaaatagaattacgaaaaccctaacccacgaACAAATACAACCCAGAAAATCCCGAACCCACTTACCTTGTTGATGATtaactggaaaattgaaatgaagagtgcaattgcaatccaatgatgaaatgacaagtattatctgcttcctctgcaaatctcaactcaagaaagacgaagataaagaaattttcctaattgcaaaatttctcctaaattaaaaaattaactttaattagccacctgtacagtacacgtaacacaccctactACAAACCTACCACCGGTACATGTTATGTTAATGAGGACTATTCTAAATATTcggtcaaaatgaggaccattttagacattatgtgaaaatgatgaccatccacaacaaacactacgaaaatgcagaccaaaaaggtatttaagcctattaaaaaaatatatttaaaaaactcAAAACGACTCCGAAAATCAACTAACTAcacaaaccaaaaaaaaataaaagaaaaaactacgtagttataaaaaaatataatttatttaacacCGACGAATACACGTGTAATTTTAATTCGTATAgttaattatatgtaattttcttttataaaaaatggagtTAATCTAGTGTTTATTTAAAGTGTGGCGAGTAATGGTTTGATAATCCTAACACAAAACTCCGTGAATTTGCTGtgtttttatattgaattttttcatAGACAATCCGGTAAAATTAACTCTCGTTAAAAGCATATTTGTCATATATTTAAGGCAGtggtttattataattttatt contains:
- the LOC114175568 gene encoding translocase of chloroplast 159, chloroplastic yields the protein MASSDSKGLFFFANSVPLQIRAPLTLEDDDSEAGVSSNGTLSQSDYTSQGEQEQEEQEEEFVEVDECVELSPMHAAPLHVTPFAHLSTFNDEEEEEEEEEEAIRGDMLSLARVSGNNFGAPRIELLDSEEENYEPSVFVNSLPVSQSLLASDFESFTGSDGEELYLDDEQGQDQVLGIRVACDEYSTSSATHSDVMSQHSQDEQFGLARVVFDELGGSDKLIEADGVEDCQDYSNSLMQEWDMSFNDLPEHNSQVHCMAGEPVSEAFAENVEYSTPTQTTEANADGGVAADQVSDCENLVSITTSGVNSNAEFHDSSAGFESNYGAFEGNKTLTVESSEHFYPKLLQECFLEKDLSKSILGVNQEDELFCDYRSHQNAEKPDEEATVELNPACQESESESCASDGHAGLMSVALEQFKEQISALSILLGSKGSGNDPQEIRVIRSSHETVNLPKDDAKVRFIYADGDAESDGSSSTVTSTDESSVIFLEVPGSLSSLPYSNARTGFQQSITEKEKEKIQKTQAISVKFLRLVQRVNLSLEDSLVSKVLYRLVADIERRLNQEFVIRSAKTLAKKFEENCSDDLDFSLNILVLGESGVGKSATINSIFGEMKVVTNAFEPATTSVQEVCGTIDGIKIRILDTPALKSSMKEQAYNRKMLSCIERYMKKFPPDVILYVDRADFQTRDLNDLPIIRSITSSLGPSIWQHAILALTHAASVPLDGSSGSPLSYEVFVAQKSYLFQQSITQAVRNLCQLSPSFMCPVALVENHPLCGKNMSGDCVLPNGLRWRSQLLALCFSLKILSEVSSVSRPQTLFDHWKHFFFQDNSQPLCHEISSLLQSPAHLKFSANWN